A single window of Phyllostomus discolor isolate MPI-MPIP mPhyDis1 chromosome 13, mPhyDis1.pri.v3, whole genome shotgun sequence DNA harbors:
- the LOC114510268 gene encoding nascent polypeptide-associated complex subunit alpha, muscle-specific form-like → MPWMPDQGAAGAASPDSPQHRKTHQLPRTARPEDSPAEDRKGRPVDDMSRADTVQKRSLLGSGRPLSPGARFPEALSLTGSDPPASSPRASQFLSTTGCAPTARPTAGTVLCRDPSRGGALGLDPTPASDLCSTPPPHNNSDSRRRNTAALTSSFRKLADRQGEGLRFPAEVCCAPSSLSPTCSGSNRSGERATKNSSAHLSPGPTSTLHPLFAAASLGALAVPLLPEWRPRGSSSRPIHPRPATPGPALAARTASPDGRAVTPTGARSATCTPTAACGLSQLTPQHPVTRVLPPPEAPFSREGTPALVPVYSPPHPRPQRLNPLPRRPSAETALRPGTFVDQNRRPPSHARVRRVASVDTPPPSAGAHGTRGAQTPHTNQPRSARAGPNSSRLPAPSSSRGAQVAAPTSRARPRAGRSPEPGLQEPGGPWTAARGPCAPLPPGTGRRAAAQRGPSLARGAARAPHVRPVPRGRHLPRCARSPVSRGGPAGAPRSLPRARRRPGAPRLAGHGPAARRPAGERDPRPGRAAAPAAAGSERARAGPRSHSGRRGVRPGRRPTLRGAEGGRDGPAAGSPPRAPSPAPRAPRPRSSPPLRPPPPLPRDPRRPPLRRPRPRLRSPASGSSSRENSGPFNAPTLSAPASSAPRPASQTSAMWRRIYDQRWAPPPSSAANPALRAPALAPPPAARAPGAVRRPRTMAVSAAG, encoded by the exons ATGCCCTGGATGCCTGACCAG GGTGCTGCAGGAGCCGCCAGCCCCGACAGCCCGCAGCACAGGAAAACACACCAGCTCCCGAGGACAGCCCGGCCGGAGGACAGCCCGGCCGAGGACAGGAAGGGGCGGCCAG TGGACGACATGAGCCGTGCAGACACGGTTCAGAAGAGGTCCCTGCTGGGGTCAGGGCGCCCGCTGTCCCCAGGGGCTCGCTTCCCGGAGGCCCTCTCCCTGACAGGGTCCGAccccccagccagcagccccag GGCCTCGCAGTTCCTCAGCACCACCGGCTGTGCCCCCACTGCCCGGCCCACCGCCGGCACCGTCCTCTGCCGGGACCCCTCCCGCGGGGGAGCCCTGGGGCTTGACCCCACACCTGCTTCTGACCTCTGCTCGACTCCTCCTCCTCA CAACAACAGCGACAGCAGACGGAGGAACACGGCGGCCCTGACTTCATCATTTAGGAAGCTGGCGGACAG gcaggGCGAGGGCCTCCGCTTTCCAGCGGAAGTGTGCTGCGCCCCGTCCTCACTTTCACCCACGTGCTCTGGGTCAAACCGTTCCGGGGAGCGCGCCACCAAAAACAGCAGCGCCCACCTGTCCCCAGgacccacctccaccctgcaccccctcttcGCCGCCGCATCTCTGGGAGCTCTCGCCGTTCCCCTCCTGCCTGAGTGGCGGCCCCGGGGCAGCAGCAGCCGTCCGATTCACCCACGGCCTGccacccccggccctgccctggccgCCCGCACGGCTTCTCCTGACGGGCGTGCCGTCACTCCCACCGGGGCACGCTCAGCGACCTGCACGCCCACTGCCGCGTGCGGGCTGTCACAGCTGACCCCGCAGCACCCCGTCACGCGTGTTCTGCCCCCACCTGAGGCCCCATTTTCCCGGGAAGGAACCCCAGCCCTGGTTCCCGTGtactcacccccccacccccggccccagcGTCTGAACCCCCTCCCCAGACGTCCCAGCGCAG AAACGGCACTTCGGCCTGGGACCTTTGTGGACCAGAACCGCCGCCCGCCCTCCCACGCGCGTGTCCGCAGGGTGGCCTCCGTGGACACCCCTCCGCCCTCTGCCGGGGCACACGGCACCCGGGGGGCCCAGACACCGCACACAAATCAGCCGCGCTCCGCCCGCGCCGGGCCCAACTCCTCGCGGCTGCCAGCTCCGTCCTCGAGTC GGGGCGCCCAGGTCGCCGCGCCGACGAGCAGGGCGCGCCCGCGCGCGGGTCGCAGCCCCGAGCCCGGCCTGCAGGAGCCGGGCGGCCCCTGGACCGCCGCCCGCGGCCCCTGCGCTCCCCTCCCTCCGGGCACCGGCCGGCGCGCGGCCGCGCAGAGGGGCCCCTCGCTGGCCCGCGGGGCGGCCCGGGCCCCGCACGTGCGGCCGGTCCCCCGCGGGAGGCACCTGCCCCGCTGCGCCCGCAGCCCGGTCTCCCGCGGGGGACCGGCCGGCGCGCCCCGCTCCCTGCCCCGCGCCAGGCGGCGCCCCGGCGCGCCCAGGCTCGCGGGCCACGGCCCGGCGGCCCGGCGGCCGGCTGGAGAGCGGGACCCCCGCCCGGGCCGAGCCGCGGCTCCCGCGGCGGCCGGCTCAGAGAGGGCGCGCGCCGGGCCAAGGTCGCACAGCGGCCGGCGCGGGGTTCGGCCGGGGCGCCGCCCGACCCtccggggggcggaggggggcaggGACGGCCCGGCCGCCGGGAGCCCGCCGCGCGCCCCGagccccgcgccccgcgccccgcgACCCCGCTCCTCACCTCCCCtcaggccgccgccgccgctgcctcgCGACCCTCGGAGGCCACCCctccgccggccccgcccccggcttcGCAGCCCCGCCTCCGGCTCCTCGTCTCGCGAGAACTCGGGACCCTTCAACGCACCCACCCTGAGCGCGCCTGCGTCCTCCGCTCCGCGCCCCGCCTCCCAAACCAGTGCCATGTGGCGCCGTATTTACGACCAGCGatgggccccgcccccttcctcagCAGCCAATCCTGCCCTGCGGGCCCCGGCGTTGGCTCCGCCCCCAGCGGCCCGGGCCCCCGGAGCAGTGCGGCGCCCACGCACGATGGCTGTCAGTGCAGCCGGCTGA
- the CHST12 gene encoding carbohydrate sulfotransferase 12, with protein MATTRLFRLGLALGSVFMVLLIIVYWDRVGTAHFAPHTAFSRPHTPGPRPSPGRAAAGEPAPGVGQFLEGLLGGAGLKQDALPGRKAEPSPPPAPSRPEAGSVEESVRGYDWSSRGAPQGPDADGRQAARRGVLRGFCANASLAFPAKERSFDDIPSRELSHLIVDDRHGAIYCYVPKVACTNWKRVMIVLSGSLRHRGAPYRDPLDIPREFVHNSSTHLTLNKFWRRYGKLSRHLMKVRLQKYTKFLFVRDPFVRLISAFRSKFELRNEDFYRRFAVPMLRAYANLTSLPASVGEAFRAGLRVTFSHFVQYLLDPRTEQLAPFNEHWRQVHRLCHPCQIEYDFVGKLETLDQDAAQLLRLLKVDGQLHFPPSYRNRTASSWEEDWFAEIPLAWRRQLYKLYEADFVLFGYPKPEHLLRG; from the coding sequence ATGGCCACGACCCGGCTGTTCCgcctggggctggccctgggctccGTGTTCATGGTCCTCCTGATCATCGTGTACTGGGACCGCGTGGGCACCGCGCACTTCGCCCCGCACACGGCCTTCTCCAGGCCGCAcaccccggggccccgccccagccccgggcgGGCTGCCGCGGGGGAGCCGGCGCCCGGCGTGGGCCAGTTCCTGGAGGGCCTGCTCGGTGGCGCCGGCCTGAAGCAGGATGCCCTGCCGGGCAGGAAGGCGGAGCCGTCCCCGCCGCCGGCCCCCAGCCGGCCCGAGGCGGGCAGCGTGGAGGAGAGTGTGAGGGGCTACGACTGGTCCAGCCGGGGCGCGCCGCAGGGCCCGGACGCCGACGGGCGGCAGGCCGCGCGCAGGGGCGTGCTGCGGGGCTTCTGCGCCAACGCCAGCCTCGCGTTCCCCGCCAAGGAGCGCTCCTTCGACGACATCCCCAGCCGCGAGCTGAGCCACCTCATCGTGGACGACCGGCACGGCGCCATCTACTGCTACGTGCCCAAGGTGGCCTGCACCAACTGGAAGCGCGTGATGATCGTGCTCAGCGGCAGCCTGCGGCACCGCGGCGCGCCCTACCGCGACCCGCTGGACATCCCGCGCGAGTTCGTGCACAACTCCAGCACCCACCTGACCCTCAACAAGTTCTGGCGCCGCTACGGCAAGCTCTCCCGCCACCTCATGAAGGTCCGGCTGCAGAAGTACACCAAGTTCCTGTTTGTGCGCGACCCCTTCGTGCGCCTCATCTCCGCCTTCCGCAGCAAGTTCGAGCTGCGGAACGAGGACTTCTACCGCCGCTTCGCCGTGCCCATGCTGCGCGCCTATGCCAACCTCACCAGCCTGCCGGCCTCCGTCGGCGAGGCCTTCCGCGCGGGCCTCCGGGTCACCTTCTCCCACTTCGTCCAGTACCTGCTGGACCCCCGCACCGAGCAGCTGGCGCCCTTCAACGAGCACTGGCGGCAGGTGCACCGGCTCTGCCACCCCTGCCAGATCGAGTACGACTTCGTGGGCAAGCTGGAGACGCTGGACCAGGACGCCGCCCAGCTGCTGCGGCTGCTCAAGGTGGACGGGCAGCTGCACTTCCCGCCGAGCTACCGGAATAGGACCGccagcagctgggaggaggacTGGTTCGCCGAGATCCCGCTGGCCTGGCGGCGGCAGCTGTACAAGCTCTACGAGGCCGACTTCGTGCTCTTCGGCTACCCCAAGCCCGAGCACCTGCTCCGGGGCTGA
- the GRIFIN gene encoding grifin, which yields MALQFEAFCAEGLAPGWSLRVQGHADSGEDRFEINFLSETGDIAFHVKPRFGSATMVGNAFQGGRWGQEEVSSVFPLALGEPFEMEVGSDAQHFHVHAQEHRVLQFAHRHRPLAAVTRVQVLSDQRLAHVQLARRGLGWG from the exons ATGGCACTGCAG TTCGAAGCCTTCTGCGCAGAGGGCCTGGCCCCCGGCTGGAGCCTGCGGGTGCAGGGGCACGCAGACTCTGGAGAGGACCG GTTTGAGATCAACTTCCTGTCCGAGACGGGGGACATCGCCTTCCACGTCAAGCCCCGCTTCGGCAGCGCCACCATGGTGGGCAACGCCTTCCAGGGCGGCCGCTGGGGCCAGGAGGAGGTGTCCAGCGTCTTCCCGCTGGCGCTGGGGGAGCCCTTTGAG ATGGAGGTCGGCTCGGACGCCCAGCACTTCCACGTCCACGCCCAGGAGCACAGGGTGCTGCAGTTCGCCCACCGCCACAGGCCGCTGGCGGCCGTCACCCGGGTGCAGGTGCTGAGCGACCAGCGCCTGGCCCACGTGCAGCTGGCCcggaggggcctgggctgggggtga